Within the Periplaneta americana isolate PAMFEO1 chromosome 6, P.americana_PAMFEO1_priV1, whole genome shotgun sequence genome, the region GATACAAATATTCCAGTCATTCGACACAGAAGAGGCTCATTTTGTAGTAAGACTTCTGAGAGTGGGAAGTCTCCCGCATAATGTTCCAACAGTATTTTGCCATTATGTGTGCATCCCATCTTCCTTGGTATCTACCttctattgttttatgtattGATGAAATCGTTCACCTTGTTCTTCGCTAAGTCACCAAGGTACTCTGGAAAACAATCTAAGTGAATGTGCAGAAAATTGACCTTAATGCTCATTTTACATCCAAAGCTGTTGAAATGAAAGAGCATATCCTCTACTAATTTAGTTTAGTTGCCTGCCTTCTTGTTGCCAAGGAAGTTTTCACAAGAACAAATGACGATCAAGCACAAGATTAGATTTCATTAATTGATTCTATGAAATCTGGATCATTTGTCAGGTGCCTGATCGTGGACCATCGTAAATTTCTGCCTTCAGTTTTTCCGTGGTAAGTCCAGGCAGGCAATTTATGCGCTATGTATTCAAAACACGAACTATTTTTATTCAAAGCCTTTACTTCATTTATATtatatgtaaatggtgacagaaTGATTCTGCATTGCGCTATCAAAGATGGATTTCTTACAATGTGTTCTCCAACCACCATATCTTCACTTGGAGGCCAATCATTTCTTATTCAATGCACATGTTTGGTCCTACTATCCAAAAGGCATAGAAAGTAAGGATATTCTGTGTAGCCACTTTGTTGACTAAGAAGAAAATGAACCATCTTCAAGTCTGCATAGATGCTCCTGGTAATTTATCTTTTCCAACACTAAAGAGAAGGTGTTGTACTCTTCTTTCATTGTGGTGGAGTGGCAGATTGGAATTGAGGCTTATTTGTTGCCATTGTTTAAAAGAACACATTTCAAACTACATTGTGAACTGTCGATTAAATGGATCCATTCACTTGGGGTATATTCTGATATATCCATTTTCTTCAGAAGGCCTCCAAAGTCGCTGTAGAATACTATGGGCCGATTGCAGAAACGATGACCGATTTTAAGTCTTAGACACTGTTTAACTAAACAACGTCTAAGTTACATACGAATTTCCGTTGCTTAAACAATGGTCAGCCGGTGTTTAGTAAGATACCGTTTTAGTTACGGTTTTAGCTGGGAAGGAGAAGTGTGGAGTATCTTGCATTTAGATTCTTTGCCAATCAGCAATGGCGGAGCCAATGGAAACGTTTCATTAATGCGGGCGCCAAATGGAAATCAGCTGATTCACAACACAACAGGCATAATGGCGAAATGTGTTTCGAACTTTTCTAAGGAAGAAAAGACCGTGTTGtcggacataataagaaattatGATGTTGTAGAAAATAAATCCTACAACAGTGAAACTTTGGAGAAGAAGAAGGCGGCATGGAGGAAAATAACAGATGTTTTTAACAGCAGTTTTCCTCAGAACCCACCACGTGATACAAATACGTTAATGGGTAAGTTAAAAgtaattttgctattttattcacaaaaataacagttacatctTTCAATGTGAAATATTTAAACGTGAGAAATAAACTTTAAATGCGAAAAATTAACTGTTAAGTGAACAGGTGTGTGCTAAATTACGTCCGGTATATTCACAGGCCTATGGCGTCAATTAAAGCTGCAAGCCAAATGCAGCTTGGACAAAAAAAGAAACATCAACACAGGAACAGGAGGTGGACCTCCAGGAAGCCCGATTACAACTATAGAAGAAAACGTAATAGCGGTATTGGGTGATTCCGCCGAACCACTAGAAAACCCCTACGACGATGAGGGAGGATATGCTGAAGAGATACCGGTACGTGAAATGTGTACTATAAACAATCCTATATTCTTGGTGTCTTATAATAGTAAAAAACATATATGGCATGACATGCGTTTTATTTGTTCCCTGTGAAAACAGATTCCTATGGAAGAAACACTGACATTGGATGTTCCCGTGTTTTGTATACCCGAACTGAACGACACCGCAGGCGTGAATCCTTCACCTCAAACTCCACGGTAAGCAACAATCAGCAGTAGTGAATTGTGTTGTGTCTA harbors:
- the LOC138702142 gene encoding uncharacterized protein codes for the protein MAKCVSNFSKEEKTVLSDIIRNYDVVENKSYNSETLEKKKAAWRKITDVFNSSFPQNPPRDTNTLMGLWRQLKLQAKCSLDKKRNINTGTGGGPPGSPITTIEENVIAVLGDSAEPLENPYDDEGGYAEEIPIPMEETLTLDVPVFCIPELNDTAGVNPSPQTPRVKSNKRRSQEVDEADEMMREIHAKQLRVLELQERKALLEIYLVEKEIIKKGYELPEWHTQN